The proteins below come from a single Eucalyptus grandis isolate ANBG69807.140 chromosome 3, ASM1654582v1, whole genome shotgun sequence genomic window:
- the LOC104415269 gene encoding hydroxyproline O-galactosyltransferase GALT3 isoform X2, producing MKKWSGGMLIVALATILIVRYSLVGNKVIKRQKQSAYDFFRNHHPSDKSRVKDNGSLPPFQNKVTALKNRPSEKPTLVNFKGLDDLYGFRNISVEKHKYLLAWGQMRKLLSRSDALPETAKGIYEASVAWKDFSAILHNKEASQASIVNISEDRNCPPFVSRFRKTNSSNVTFLELPCGLIEDSSVTLVAIPHGGQGSFHIDLIGSRISREADAPIVLHYNVSLPGENMTEEPFVVQNTWTDEFGWGKEERCPAHGSVNSLKGFMLDGLALCNEQLIRGTVAESSNARSSESLTNVSRSVHASANFPFAEGSLFTATLWVGLEGFHMTVNGRHETSFAFREKLEPWSVNRVEVVGDLDVLSTIAEGLPVSEDHELVVDAEHLKAPLITRKRLVMLIGVFSSGNNFERRMAIRRSWMQYEAIRSGEVAVRFFIGLHQTMQVNVELWKEAQAYEDIQFMPFVDYYSLISYKTVAICIMGTKIVPAKYIMKADDDAFVRIDEVLSILKGKPSNGLLYGLISSDSSPHREKDSKWYVSEKEWPHDKYPPWAHGPGYIISQDIAKFIVQGHQEGDLKWFKLEDVAMGIWIEHFKNSGKEVHYISDDRFYNAGCDSEYILAHYQGPRKLLCLWEKLQKEHQPNCCE from the exons ATGAAGAAATGGTCAGGGGGCATGTTGATTGTAGCTCTTGCTACCATCTTGATAGTCCGTTACAGCCTGGTGGGAAACAAGGTGATCAAGCGGCAGAAGCAGTCTGCGTATGATTTCTTTAGAAACCACCATCCTAGCGATAAATCTCGAGTGAAAGACAATGGTTCTCTGCCACCCTTTCAGAATAAGGTGACAGCGCTTAAAAATAGACCATCGGAGAAGCCCACTCTTGTTAATTTTAAAGGACTAGATGACCTATATGGCTTCAGAAATATTTCAGTCGAAAAGCATAAATACCTTCTTGCGTGGGGTCAGATGCGGAAGCTGCTTTCCAGGTCAGATGCACTTCCAGAAACAgctaaaggaatatatgaggcCTCCGTCGCGTGGAAGGATTTCTCTGCTATTCTGCATAACAAAGAAGCCTCCCAGGCTAGTATTGTCAACATCAGTGAAGATAGAAATTGCCCACCATTTGTGAGTAGATTTAGGAAGACGAATTCAAGCAATGTAACTTTCCTTGAGCTGCCGTGTGGGCTAATTGAGGATTCCTCAGTTACACTGGTTGCCATTCCTCATGGTGGCCAGGGAAGCTTTCATATTGATCTAATAGGATCACGAATTTCTCGAGAGGCTGATGCGCCTATTGTCTTGCATTATAATGTGAGTTTGCCTGGAGAGAATATGACAGAGGAACCATTTGTCGTGCAAAATACCTGGACTGATGAATTTGGATGGGGTAAAGAGGAGAGATGTCCTGCTCATGGATCTGTTAACAGCTTGAAAG GTTTTATGCTGGATGGACTTGCTCTTTGCAATGAACAATTGATTAGAGGTACTGTGGCAGAAAGTTCAAATGCAAGAAGCAGTGAAAGTTTGACCAATGTATCTAGAAGTGTACATGCAAGTGCCAATTTTCCATTTGCAGAAGGGAGTTTATTCACTGCCACGCTATGGGTTGGTCTGGAGGGTTTCCATATGACAGTTAATGGAAGGCATGAAACATCATTTGCTTTCAGGGAG AAACTTGAACCATGGTCAGTTAATCGTGTTGAAGTGGTTGGTGATTTGGATGTGTTATCAACTATAGCTGAAGGTTTGCCTGTATCTGAGGATCATGAGTTGGTTGTTGATGCTGAGCATCTCAAAGCTCCATTAATTACCCGGAAAAGACTTGTGATGTTGATTGGAGTTTTCTCAAGTGGGAATAATTTTGAGAGACGAATGGCTATAAGGAGGTCTTGGATGCAATATGAAGCCATACGTTCTGGGGAAGTAGCTGTTCGATTTTTCATTGGTCTT CACCAAACCATGCAAGTAAATGTTGAGCTGTGGAAAGAAGCTCAAGCATACGAGGACATCCAATTCATGCCTTTTGTAGATTATTACAGCCTTATCAGTTACAAGACAGTTGCAATCTGTATTATGGGG ACGAAAATCGTCCCTGCCAAGTACATCATGAAAGCAGATGATGACGCTTTTGTGAGGATCGATGAGGTACTGTCAATTCTCAAGGGAAAACCATCTAATGGTCTCTTATACGGTCTCATATCTTCTGACTCATCTCCCCATAGAGAAAAGGACAGCAAATGGTATGTCAGTGAGAAG GAGTGGCCACATGATAAGTATCCTCCATGGGCTCACGGTCCAGGTTATATAATCTCTCAAGACATTGCAAAGTTTATTGTTCAGGGCCACCAAGAAGGAGATCTTAAG tGGTTTAAGCTAGAAGATGTTGCGATGGGCATATGGATAGAGCACTTCAAGAACAGCGGCAAGGAAGTGCACTACATAAGTGACGACAGATTCTATAATGCTGGATGTGACTCTGAATACATTCTTGCCCATTATCAAGGCCCTAGGAAGCTGTTGTGCCTCTGGGAGAAGCTGCAGAAAGAGCACCAGCCCAACTGTTGTGAATGA
- the LOC104415269 gene encoding hydroxyproline O-galactosyltransferase GALT3 isoform X1 produces the protein MKKWSGGMLIVALATILIVRYSLVGNKVIKRQKQSAYDFFRNHHPSDKSRVKDNGSLPPFQNKVTALKNRPSEKPTLVNFKGLDDLYGFRNISVEKHKYLLAWGQMRKLLSRSDALPETAKGIYEASVAWKDFSAILHNKEASQASIVNISEDRNCPPFVSRFRKTNSSNVTFLELPCGLIEDSSVTLVAIPHGGQGSFHIDLIGSRISREADAPIVLHYNVSLPGENMTEEPFVVQNTWTDEFGWGKEERCPAHGSVNSLKAGFMLDGLALCNEQLIRGTVAESSNARSSESLTNVSRSVHASANFPFAEGSLFTATLWVGLEGFHMTVNGRHETSFAFREKLEPWSVNRVEVVGDLDVLSTIAEGLPVSEDHELVVDAEHLKAPLITRKRLVMLIGVFSSGNNFERRMAIRRSWMQYEAIRSGEVAVRFFIGLHQTMQVNVELWKEAQAYEDIQFMPFVDYYSLISYKTVAICIMGTKIVPAKYIMKADDDAFVRIDEVLSILKGKPSNGLLYGLISSDSSPHREKDSKWYVSEKEWPHDKYPPWAHGPGYIISQDIAKFIVQGHQEGDLKWFKLEDVAMGIWIEHFKNSGKEVHYISDDRFYNAGCDSEYILAHYQGPRKLLCLWEKLQKEHQPNCCE, from the exons ATGAAGAAATGGTCAGGGGGCATGTTGATTGTAGCTCTTGCTACCATCTTGATAGTCCGTTACAGCCTGGTGGGAAACAAGGTGATCAAGCGGCAGAAGCAGTCTGCGTATGATTTCTTTAGAAACCACCATCCTAGCGATAAATCTCGAGTGAAAGACAATGGTTCTCTGCCACCCTTTCAGAATAAGGTGACAGCGCTTAAAAATAGACCATCGGAGAAGCCCACTCTTGTTAATTTTAAAGGACTAGATGACCTATATGGCTTCAGAAATATTTCAGTCGAAAAGCATAAATACCTTCTTGCGTGGGGTCAGATGCGGAAGCTGCTTTCCAGGTCAGATGCACTTCCAGAAACAgctaaaggaatatatgaggcCTCCGTCGCGTGGAAGGATTTCTCTGCTATTCTGCATAACAAAGAAGCCTCCCAGGCTAGTATTGTCAACATCAGTGAAGATAGAAATTGCCCACCATTTGTGAGTAGATTTAGGAAGACGAATTCAAGCAATGTAACTTTCCTTGAGCTGCCGTGTGGGCTAATTGAGGATTCCTCAGTTACACTGGTTGCCATTCCTCATGGTGGCCAGGGAAGCTTTCATATTGATCTAATAGGATCACGAATTTCTCGAGAGGCTGATGCGCCTATTGTCTTGCATTATAATGTGAGTTTGCCTGGAGAGAATATGACAGAGGAACCATTTGTCGTGCAAAATACCTGGACTGATGAATTTGGATGGGGTAAAGAGGAGAGATGTCCTGCTCATGGATCTGTTAACAGCTTGAAAG CAGGTTTTATGCTGGATGGACTTGCTCTTTGCAATGAACAATTGATTAGAGGTACTGTGGCAGAAAGTTCAAATGCAAGAAGCAGTGAAAGTTTGACCAATGTATCTAGAAGTGTACATGCAAGTGCCAATTTTCCATTTGCAGAAGGGAGTTTATTCACTGCCACGCTATGGGTTGGTCTGGAGGGTTTCCATATGACAGTTAATGGAAGGCATGAAACATCATTTGCTTTCAGGGAG AAACTTGAACCATGGTCAGTTAATCGTGTTGAAGTGGTTGGTGATTTGGATGTGTTATCAACTATAGCTGAAGGTTTGCCTGTATCTGAGGATCATGAGTTGGTTGTTGATGCTGAGCATCTCAAAGCTCCATTAATTACCCGGAAAAGACTTGTGATGTTGATTGGAGTTTTCTCAAGTGGGAATAATTTTGAGAGACGAATGGCTATAAGGAGGTCTTGGATGCAATATGAAGCCATACGTTCTGGGGAAGTAGCTGTTCGATTTTTCATTGGTCTT CACCAAACCATGCAAGTAAATGTTGAGCTGTGGAAAGAAGCTCAAGCATACGAGGACATCCAATTCATGCCTTTTGTAGATTATTACAGCCTTATCAGTTACAAGACAGTTGCAATCTGTATTATGGGG ACGAAAATCGTCCCTGCCAAGTACATCATGAAAGCAGATGATGACGCTTTTGTGAGGATCGATGAGGTACTGTCAATTCTCAAGGGAAAACCATCTAATGGTCTCTTATACGGTCTCATATCTTCTGACTCATCTCCCCATAGAGAAAAGGACAGCAAATGGTATGTCAGTGAGAAG GAGTGGCCACATGATAAGTATCCTCCATGGGCTCACGGTCCAGGTTATATAATCTCTCAAGACATTGCAAAGTTTATTGTTCAGGGCCACCAAGAAGGAGATCTTAAG tGGTTTAAGCTAGAAGATGTTGCGATGGGCATATGGATAGAGCACTTCAAGAACAGCGGCAAGGAAGTGCACTACATAAGTGACGACAGATTCTATAATGCTGGATGTGACTCTGAATACATTCTTGCCCATTATCAAGGCCCTAGGAAGCTGTTGTGCCTCTGGGAGAAGCTGCAGAAAGAGCACCAGCCCAACTGTTGTGAATGA
- the LOC104415268 gene encoding probable protein phosphatase 2C 49: MMVSETMVTEADVICPATLQQVLDVQRPAVFGDAGAGTVAGESVPADISRIESVVNCLQTVNDAAVVSDVIKFVPRIRSGSYDNIGSRPSMEDEHIRVDDLSALLGSECCTPSAFYAVFDGHGGPEAAAYVKRNAMKLFFKDTVLPETSAIDDIFLKELESYHRKAFLLADLALKGDCSVSNSCGTTALTALILGRHLLVANVGDCRAVLCRKGVAVEMSQDHKPSFPPEQKRVEDLGGWINDGYLNGWLSVTRALGDWDLKLPVGSAKPLIADPDVKQVILTEDDEFLIIGCDGIWDVMTSEYAVSLVRQGLKRHSDPHQCARELVMEALRLNTSDNLTVIVICLSSSDQPESFPSQRRRFRCLSLSEEARNKLKSLLEGN; this comes from the exons ATGATGGTGAGTGAGACGATGGTTACGGAGGCGGACGTTATCTGTCCGGCGACCTTGCAGCAGGTCCTGGACGTCCAGCGCCCCGCCGTGTTCGGCGACGCCGGCGCCGGCACCGTCGCCGGCGAGTCGGTCCCCGCCGACATCTCCCGCATCGAATCG GTTGTCAACTGCCTTCAGACTGTGAACGATGCTGCTGTTGTGTCTGATGTTATAAAGTTCGTTCCAAGGATTCGGTCTGGCAGCTATGATAACATCGGCTCTCGACCTTCCATGGAAGACGAACACATCAGGGTCGATGATTTGTCTGCCCTTTTGGGTTCTGAATGTTGCACACCGAGTGCCTTCTATGCAGTTTTCGATGGCCATGGGGGCCCTGAGGCAGCTGCATACGTCAAGAGGAATGCAATGAAGTTATTCTTTAAAGATACTGTTTTACCTGAGACATCTGCAATTGATGATATCTTCTTGAAAGAGCTGGAGAGTTATCATCGTAAAGCTTTTCTTCTGGCAGACCTGGCCTTGAAAGGTGATTGCAGCGTGAGCAACTCATGTGGAACGACGGCACTGACTGCTTTGATACTTGGAAGACATTTGTTGGTAGCCAATGTTGGTGATTGTAGAGCTGTTTTGTGTAGGAAAGGGGTTGCCGTTGAGATGTCCCAAGATCATAAGCCCTCCTTTCCACCTGAGCAAAAACGTGTGGAGGATCTGGGTGGTTGGATCAATGATGGATATCTAAATGGCTGGCTATCTGTTACCCGTGCTCTTGGGGATTGGGACTTGAAGCTTCCAGTGGGGTCTGCTAAACCACTAATTGCTGATCCTGATGTTAAACAAGTTATCTTGACAGAGGATGATGAGTTTTTGATAATTGGGTGCGACGGAATTTGGGATGTGATGACGAGTGAGTATGCAGTTAGTCTAGTCAGGCAGGGGCTTAAACGGCACAGTGACCCTCATCAATGTGCCAGAGAACTTGTCATGGAAGCATTGCGCCTGAATACTAGCGACAATCTCACAGTGATAGTGATATGCCTCAGCTCCTCAGATCAGCCTGAGTCATTCCCATCCCAGAGGCGAAGATTTAGATGCCTCAGTCTCTCTGAGGAGGCGAGGAACAAGTTGAAGAGCTTGCTCGAAGGAAATTGA